The following coding sequences are from one Salvia hispanica cultivar TCC Black 2014 chromosome 3, UniMelb_Shisp_WGS_1.0, whole genome shotgun sequence window:
- the LOC125212676 gene encoding MADS-box protein JOINTLESS-like produces the protein MVRQKIEIKKIDNLTARQVTFSKRRKGLFKKARELSTLCDAEIALIVFSASGKLFDYSSSSMMQIIQRHDHQTEFKLLRQPPLHIQGNDGLGKLSRHLMELSIELKQLEGEHLQELSLASLMKLEKLIEGGMSRIRKTKNERLEDEMRVLKTREFKLMEENSRLNSQPIEKSSKRNAFDLGIQPISDSNCTDTFLKLGLP, from the exons ATGGTGAGGCAGAAGATTGAGATCAAGAAGATTGACAACTTGACGGCGAGGCAGGTGACCTTCTCCAAGAGGAGAAAAGGGCTTTTCAAGAAAGCTAGAGAGCTCTCCACTCTCTGCGATGCTGAGATTGCCCTTATTGTTTTCTCAGCCTCCGGCAAACTCTTCGACTACTCTTCCTCAag CATGATGCAAATCATCCAAAGGCATGATCATCAAACAGAATTCAAACTACTTAGGCAACCTCCCCTCCATATTCAG GGAAATGATGGCCTTGGCAAACTCAGCAGGCATCTTATGGAGCTCAGCATTGAGCTAAA ACAGCTTGAGGGAGAACATCTCCAAGAGCTTAGCTTAGCCAGTCTCATGAAGCTTGAGAAATTGATCGAGGGAGGAATGAGCCGCATTCGAAAAACTAAG AATGAGAGGCTAGAAGATGAAATGAGGGTGCTCAAGACAAGG GAATTTAAATTGATGGAAGAAAACTCACGGTTGAATTCGCAGCCAATAGAG AAATCCAGCAAAAGAAATGCTTTTGACCTAGGAATTCAGCCCATTTCCGACAGCAATTGCACCGACACATTCCTCAAGCTAGG GCTGCCCTAA
- the LOC125216112 gene encoding guanosine nucleotide diphosphate dissociation inhibitor At5g09550-like has product MDEEYDVIVLGTGLKECILSGLLSVDGLKVLHMDKNDYYGGESSSLSLIQLWKRFRGEEQPPENLGASREYNVDMIPKFMMANGTLVRVLIHANVTKYLNFKAVDGSFVYNKGKIHKVPATDVEALKSPLMGLFEKRRARKFFVFVQDFNESDPKTHHGMDLSTITARQLISKYELEDDTIDFIGHALALHFSDEYLDKPALAFVKRMKLYAESLARFQSGSPYIYPMYGLGELPQAFARLSAVYGGTYMLNKPDCKVEYEDGVVVGVTSEGETAKCKKVVCDPSYSPDKAEKVGKVARAVIIMSHPIPDTHESHSAQVIIPQKQLGRKSDMYLFCCSYYHNVAPKGKYIAFVLTEAETDDPEAELKPGLDLLGPVDEIFYETYDRYKPTNDCDSDHCYISMSYDPSTHFESTVEDVLAMYNKITGKVIDLSVDLSAASAGEQ; this is encoded by the exons ATGGATGAAGAGTACGATGTCATCGTTCTCGGCACTGGTCTGAAAGAATGCATTCTCAGCGGCCTTCTCTCCGTCGATGGCTTAAAA GTACTACACATGGACAAAAATGACTATTATGGAGGAGAATCCAGCTCTCTCAGTTTGATTCAG CTCTGGAAGCGCTTCAGGGGAGAGGAGCAACCGCCCGAGAATTTAGGCGCAAGCAGAGAGTACAACGTTGATATGATCCCAAAG TTCATGATGGCGAATGGAACTTTAGTACGCGTCTTGATTCATGCGAACGTCACCAAGTACCTCAACTTCAAGGCTGTAGATGGTAGTTTTGTCTACAATAAAGGAAAG ATCCACAAGGTCCCGGCAACTGATGTCGAGGCACTGAAATCCCCACTAATGGGGCTTTTTGAGAAGAGGCGCGCGCGCAAGTTCTTTGTCTTTGTTCAAGACTTTAATGAGAGTGATCCCAAGACTCATCACGGGATGGACTTGAGCACGATTACAGCAAGACAGCTTATCTC AAAGTATGAACTGGAAGACGACACGATTGATTTTATAGGCCATGCACTGGCTCTGCATTTCAGCGATGAATACTTGGACAAGCCGGCACTGGCTTTTGTGAAGAGAATGAAG CTGTATGCAGAATCTTTGGCGCGATTCCAATCCGGATCTCCTTACATCTATCCTATGTACGGACTTGGAGAGTTGCCTCAG GCGTTTGCTCGCCTGAGCGCAGTTTATGGTGGGACTTACATGCTAAACAAGCCAGACTGTAAG GTGGAATATGAGGATGGAGTAGTGGTTGGAGTAACATCCGAAGGAGAAACGGCTAAATGCAAGAAAGTTGTCTGCGACCCCTCATATTCACCCGATAAG GCCGAGAAGGTAGGGAAAGTTGCGCGTGCTGTCATTATAATGAGCCACCCGATCCCAGACACTCACGAGTCGCACTCAGCTCAAGTCATCATCCCACAGAAGCAGCTTGGCCGTAAATCAGACAT GTATCTCTTCTGCTGCTCGTACTATCACAACGTGGCGCCAAAAGGCAAATACATTGCTTTCGTTTTGACAGAGGCTGAGACTGATGATCCGGAGGCAGAGCTGAAGCCCGGGTTGGACCTTCTTGGACCGGTTGATGAGATATTCTACGAAACCTATGACAGATATAAGCCCACCAACGACTGCGATTCTGACCACTGTTATATTTCTATG AGTTATGACCCATCCACACACTTTGAGTCCACTGTGGAAGATGTGTTGGCTATGTATAACAAGATTACTGGAAAG GTTATTGATTTGTCAGTGGACCTTAGTGCAGCAAGTGCTGGTGAACAATGA
- the LOC125209209 gene encoding UDP-glycosyltransferase 91D2-like, with the protein MPLEEIHELAFSLELSRSPFLWILRKPQGVDSSDLLPPGFASRTQSQGLVVLGWAPQQKILAHPAIGGCFFHSGWGTCIESLAHGHPLILLPFISDQGLTAKLIVENQAGYEVPRNKDSSFSRDVVAESIRRVLVEDEGEQLRLKAAELQSVFGNHESQDNYINKIIDHLKDNMIKKQV; encoded by the coding sequence ATGCCACTCGAGGAAATACATGAATTGGCATTTTCACTTGAGCTTTCGAGATCACCTTTCCTCTGGATTCTGAGGAAGCCACAAGGTGTGGATAGCTCAGATTTACTGCCTCCTGGTTTTGCCAGCCGTACTCAGAGCCAGGGTCTCGTTGTTCTCGGTTGGGCGCCTCAACAAAAAATACTCGCCCATCCAGCAATCGGAGGATGTTTTTTCCACTCAGGCTGGGGAACATGTATTGAATCTCTTGCTCATGGTCACCCACTAATTCTTCTCCCCTTTATATCAGACCAAGGACTCACTGCTAAGCTGATAGTGGAAAACCAAGCTGGATATGAAGTTCCCAGAAACAAAGATAGTTCTTTTAGCCGGGACGTCGTTGCTGAATCCATAAGACGAGTTCTTGTAGAAGACGAAGGTGAGCAGTTGAGGCTGAAGGCTGCAGAGCTGCAAAGTGTCTTTGGCAATCATGAGAGTCaagataattatataaacaaaatcatCGACCATCTGAAAGACAACATGATAAAGAAGCAAGTGTAA
- the LOC125216614 gene encoding uncharacterized protein LOC125216614: MELRFRSLNLAAFLCLVVIGFQVSKSAALIATHDSSNPPYPKAISDLKEAIVKGLGFQADEFKISGFDLRDAQMGKSVAYEFDVEIDNKVMPFKLLEDVNRWEYVDLPIFQTAHSARLGEENGLVETKKFDDNLPVLAPFQLAGPMELWIQDAKDMRISLPHDVDAGVLKKVILADGAVVTVKGARSVSLRHPIELPLPFNRTSSNFASGILALAEWLRNAAQSHDGPLLSLRIVGPTSLTSPTSSSPSSNNRLKLKRLAPGLVELSSASKRKSVKSSSTAIDLQSEATALLAPDRFSTMWPITSIDGSNSNLVGFEALLSSVLGPKAAKEGSFKLVKADVSAQTFVKMGFVVEKKTGQSDGFNMSGFPEWRTKPQSVRMHFEVLAKVDGNKVVPERVVQIDPVIGEDTVAENVMTGNTTMSKVPVVYQPSSPFAL; encoded by the exons ATGGAGCTAAGGTTTCGATCATTGAATTTGGCTGCATTCCTTTGTTTGGTTGTGATTGGATTTCAGGTTTCGAAGTCGGCCGCTCTGATTGCCACCCATGATTCCTCCAATCCACCATACCCCAAAGCAATTTCG GATTTGAAGGAGGCAATTGTGAAGGGATTAGGGTTCCAGGCTGATGAATTTAAGATATCTGGGTTTGATTTGAGGGACGCACAGATGGGAAAGTCAGTAGCTTATGAATTCGATGTGGAGattgataataaagtaatGCCATTTAAGCTTTTGGAGGATGTGAATCGTTGGGAATACGTGGATTTGCCTATTTTCCAAACAGCGCATTCGGCTAGGCTGGGTGAGGAAAACGGTTTAGTGGAGACGAAGAAATTTGATGATAATCTGCCTGTTCTTGCCCCTTTCCAGCTGGCTGGCCCAATGGAGCTTTGGATTCAAGATGCCAAGGATATGCGAATCTCATTACCT CATGACGTGGATGCCGGTGTGCTGAAGAAAGTGATTCTAGCAGATGGTGCCGTAGTCACTGTTAAGGGTGCTCGATCCGTTAGCTTGCGTCATCCAATTGAGCTACCGCTGCCATTTAATCGGACCAGCAGTAACTTTGCATCAGGTATTTTAGCTCTAGCCGAGTGGCTACGCAATGCCGCCCAATCCCATGACGGCCCTCTTCTTTCCCTTCGCATTGTTGGACCAACATCGCTCACATCCCCTACCTCTTCATCGCCTTCATCCAACAACCGGCTCAAGTTAAAGCGCCTCGCTCCTGGTCTCGTCGAGCTATCCTCTGCATCAAAGAGGAAATCCGTGAAATCCAGCAGCACAGCCATTGATCTCCAAAGTGAAGCCACTGCGCTTCTTGCGCCTGATCGCTTCAGCACAATGTGGCCCATCACATCCATTGATGGCTCCAACTCTAACCTGGTCGGGTTTGAGGCTCTGCTGTCGTCCGTGCTGGGTCCCAAAGCGGCTAAGGAGGGTTCGTTCAAGCTTGTGAAGGCGGATGTTTCGGCTCAGACTTTTGTGAAGATGGGTTTTGTGGTCGAGAAGAAGACGGGACAAAGCGATGGATTCAATATGTCTGGTTTCCCGGAGTGGAGGACGAAGCCACAGTCTGTGAGGATGCATTTTGAGGTGCTGGCTAAGGTGGACGGGAACAAGGTTGTACCGGAGAGGGTGGTGCAGATCGATCCGGTGATCGGAGAGGATACTGTCGCGGAGAATGTCATGACCGGCAACACGACCATGTCCAAGGTTCCTGTAGTGTACCAGCCTTCTTCTCCATTTGCTCTATGA
- the LOC125211546 gene encoding magnesium-dependent phosphatase 1-like, whose amino-acid sequence MSDEMVKKEAMEIIAEFEVLPRLVVFDLDYTLWPFYCEYLSKCEMPSLYPHAKGILHALKDKGIDIAVASRSPTPDKANTFLEKLGIKSFFVAQEIFSSWTHKTDHFQKLKQRTGVPYNEMLFFDDENRNIQAVSKMSVTSILVDDGVNLGALRQGLTKFSQNRSALEKNKQRWQNFSKKPTSSENQQ is encoded by the exons ATGAGCGACGAGATGGTGAAGAAAGAGGCTATGGAGATCATAGCTGAATTCGAGGTGCTGCCTCGTCTCGTCGTCTTTGACCTTGATTATACTCTCTGGCCCTTCTACTG TGAATATCTCTCCAAGTGTGAAATGCCATCACTATATCCGCATGCCAAAGGCATACTGCATGCTCTCAAGGATAAAGGTATTGATATCGCTGTTGCCTCAAGATCACCAACTCCGGATAAAGCCAACACTTTTCTTGAGAAGTTGggaataaaatcatttttcgtTGCTCAG GAGATATTCTCGAGTTGGACCCACAAGACCgatcattttcagaaactgAAGCAGAGGACTGGTGTTCCATACAATGAGATGCTCTTTTTTGATGATGAAAATCGCAACATACAAGCG GTATCGAAAATGAGTGTTACGAGTATTTTGGTGGACGATGGTGTCAATCTCGGAGCTTTGAGGCAGGGGCTCACTAAGTTCTCTCAAAATAGGTCGGCATTGGAAAAGAACAAGCAAAGATGGCAGAATTTTTCAAAGAAACCGACTTCTTCAGAAAATCAGCAATGA